The Pseudomonas sp. MM223 genome segment TTGCAGTTCTTTCTGGTCGATCTTCACAGCCTGCTCTTCGAGCGCGCTGACGGAAGGACCACTGAGCAGTGCATCCAACCCACGTCCGAGACCCCGTTTCTTGACGGCCATACGGATTCCTTAAGTTGTTTGTGCAGTGCGTGATTGACGGCGTTGACGGCGAACCAGTTCCCCAGCCAGGGCCAGATAAGCCAGCGCGCCGCGCGATTGCTTGTCGTAAGCCAGGGCCGGCATGCCGAAGCTGGGGGCCTCGGCCAGGCGAATGTTGCGCGGAATGACCGTGTCGTACAGCTGCGGGCCAAAGTGTTCCTTCAGCTGCGCCGAAACATCGTTGTTCAGGCTCAGGCGTGGATCGTACATGGTCCGCAGCAAGCCCTCGATCTTCAGCTCCGGGTTCAGCCGGGCAGCGATGCGCTTGATGTTATCCACAAGGTCGCTGAGACCTTCCAGTGCGTAGTACTCGCACTGCATGGGGATAATCACGCCATCGGAAGCGACCAGGGCGTTGAGCGTGAGCATCGACAACGACGGTGGGCAGTCGATGAGGATGTAGTCGTAATTCTCACGAATCGGCGCCAGGGCGTTGCGCAGACGGCTCTCCTTGACCTGCATTTCCAGCAGTACCACCTCGGCGGCGGTCAGGTCTCGGTTGGCCGGTAGCAACTGGAACCCACCGTGCTCGGAGTAATGCATGGCCTGGGCCAGGTCGCATTCCCCGATCAGCAGGTCGTAGACCGAGTGCTCGAGTTCGTGCTTGTCCACGCCGCTGCCCATGGTGGCGTTGCCTTGCGGATCGAGGTCGATCAGCAGCACACGACGCTTGGTCGCGGCCAGCGAGGCGGCGAGATTGATACAGGTGGTGGTCTTGCCTACACCACCTTTCTGGTTCGCGATTGCGAATACCTTAGCCATTGATGCGCGTGTTCCCAGTCATGCCTTGCGGCGCAGTATCAGCAGATGGCGCTGGCCCTGGCAACCCGGAACGGTCAGGGCCTGTTCGCTTTCCACTGTGAAGTCTGCGGGCAATGCTACCAGTTCATCGGCAGGATGCAGCCCCTTCATTGCAAGCCATTGCGTCCCGGTGTCGCCCAGATGGCGGGTCCAGTTGGTGAAGTTCTCCATGCTGCTGAAGGCGCGGGAGATGATTCCGTCGAACGGCTGAGCTGGCTGGTAGGCCTCGACCCGGCTGTGGATAACCGTGAGGTTGTCCAGTTTGAGCTCCATTTTCACCTGGGTCAGAAAGCGGGTCTTCTTGCCATTGGCATCCAGCACGGTCACACGCTTGTGCGGATGCAGGATAGCCAACGGAATACCCGGCATGCCACCACCGCTGCCGACATCCAGCCAGTTTTCACGCTCGCTGTGGATAAACGACATGACGCTCAGGCTGTCGAGCAGATGACGCGACACCATCTCGTCCGGGTCGCGCACGGCAGTGAGGTTGTAGGCCTTGTTCCATTTGATCAACAGGGCCAGGTAGCCAAGCAGTTTCTCGTGATGCTCGGCGCTCAGCTCGACACCGAGCTCGACGCGCACCTGTGGACAACTCTTCAGCGTGTTGCGGGGTGACCAGGGAACTCAAGCGCTTTGCTCCAATTCGCGGCCAGCGCCGCGTTTTTTCAAGTAAATCAACAACAGGGAAATCGCCGCCGGGGTCACGCCAGGGATGCGTGAGGCCTGGCCCAGGGTTTCCGGGCGGGTCTGGCCAAGCTTGCTCTGGATTTCCTTGGACAGGCCGGAAATCGTCGAGTAGTCGATATCCACAGGCAGGCGGGTGTCTTCGCTGGCGCGCAAACGAGCGATTTCATCCTGCTGGCGGTCGATGTAGCCGGCGTACTTGGTACGGATCTCGACCTGCTCGGCAACCTGTGGATCGATTGCCTCACCGCCGGTCGCCTCGATCAGCCCGGCGTAGTCGATTTCCGGGCGCGCCAGCAGGTTGAGCAGGCTGTACTCGTGGCTGAGCGGCGTGCCGAACTTATCCACAATGGCTTGGCCTTGTTCGGTGTTCGGCCGGACCCAGGTCGACTTCAGGCGCTGTTCCTCACGCTCGATGCCGTCACGCTTGGCGCAGAAGGCGGCCCAGCGCTGATCGTCGATCAGGCCCAGTTCACGGCCCTTTTCGGTCAGACGCAAGTCGGCGTTGTCTTCGCGCAGGATCAGGCGGTACTCGGCACGCGAAGTGAACATGCGGTACGGCTCCTGGGTACCCAGGGTGATCAGGTCGTCGACCAGCACGCCGATGTACGCCTCGTCGCGGCGCGGGCACCAGTTGTCTCGGCCCTGAGCGCGCAGCGCAGCGTTGGTCCCGGCCAGCAGGCCTTGGGCGCCGGCTTCTTCGTAACCGGTGGTGCCGTTGATCTGCCCGGCGAAGAACAGGCCGCCGATGACTTTGGTCTCGAGGCTGTACTTGAGGTCACGCGGGTCGAAGTAGTCGTACTCGATGGCGTAGCCAGGGCGGACGATGTGGGCGTTTTCCATGCCGCGGATCGAACGTACCAGCTCCAGCTGCACGTCGAACGGCAGCGAAGTGGAAATACCGTTGGGGTAAAGCTCATGGGTGTTCAGGCCTTCCGGCTCGATGAACACCTGGTGGCTTTCCTTGTCGGCGAAGCGGT includes the following:
- the parA gene encoding Chromosome partitioning protein ParA (*Name parA); this translates as MAKVFAIANQKGGVGKTTTCINLAASLAATKRRVLLIDLDPQGNATMGSGVDKHELEHSVYDLLIGECDLAQAMHYSEHGGFQLLPANRDLTAAEVVLLEMQVKESRLRNALAPIRENYDYILIDCPPSLSMLTLNALVASDGVIIPMQCEYYALEGLSDLVDNIKRIAARLNPELKIEGLLRTMYDPRLSLNNDVSAQLKEHFGPQLYDTVIPRNIRLAEAPSFGMPALAYDKQSRGALAYLALAGELVRRQRRQSRTAQTT
- the rsmG gene encoding Ribosomal RNA small subunit methyltransferase G (*Name rsmG), with translation MRVELGVELSAEHHEKLLGYLALLIKWNKAYNLTAVRDPDEMVSRHLLDSLSVMSFIHSERENWLDVGSGGGMPGIPLAILHPHKRVTVLDANGKKTRFLTQVKMELKLDNLTVIHSRVEAYQPAQPFDGIISRAFSSMENFTNWTRHLGDTGTQWLAMKGLHPADELVALPADFTVESEQALTVPGCQGQRHLLILRRKA
- the mnmG gene encoding tRNA uridine 5-carboxymethylaminomethyl modification enzyme MnmG (*Name mnmG) yields the protein MDFPSRFEVIVIGGGHAGTEAALASARMGVKTLLLTHNVETLGHMSCNPAIGGIGKSHLVKEIDALGGAMALATDKSGIQFRVLNNRKGPAVRATRAQADRAIYKAVVREILENQPNLWIFQQSCDDLIVEQDQVKGVVTQMGLRFFAESVVLTTGTFLGGLIHIGLQNHSGGRAGDPPSIALAHRMRELPLRVGRLKTGTPPRIDGRSVDFSVMTEQPGDTPIPVMSFMGNAEMHPRQVSCWITHTNARTHEIIASNLDRSPMYSGVIEGVGPRYCPSIEDKIHRFADKESHQVFIEPEGLNTHELYPNGISTSLPFDVQLELVRSIRGMENAHIVRPGYAIEYDYFDPRDLKYSLETKVIGGLFFAGQINGTTGYEEAGAQGLLAGTNAALRAQGRDNWCPRRDEAYIGVLVDDLITLGTQEPYRMFTSRAEYRLILREDNADLRLTEKGRELGLIDDQRWAAFCAKRDGIEREEQRLKSTWVRPNTEQGQAIVDKFGTPLSHEYSLLNLLARPEIDYAGLIEATGGEAIDPQVAEQVEIRTKYAGYIDRQQDEIARLRASEDTRLPVDIDYSTISGLSKEIQSKLGQTRPETLGQASRIPGVTPAAISLLLIYLKKRGAGRELEQSA